Genomic DNA from Oreochromis aureus strain Israel breed Guangdong linkage group 13, ZZ_aureus, whole genome shotgun sequence:
CCCCACCCAAGAGTGTAATGTAGCCGTCAGCCAGGTTAGGATCGTGAAGGGCTGGGCTTATTTGGATACAATAGCAAAGTATAGCCCAGCCCCACTCAGTGTGTCATATTACACACCCAACAACCGCCCTGTGACCGTTACGGTCTAAGCTCGAGTCCTGATCACAGAAAGGATTGCGTTTAACAGAAGATAGTTGAGCTGAATGATGCAGAGATGTACTTTTCTTTTTCGGAATTCCAACAGGTAGTAATGGGTACTGTGCTGTGAggtagaaaatataaaaagagtGTACAAGAGGatgtaataaatgtaaaatgccacaagatggcagccCAGCTAACcttaatattttctttaaaggtaaggaggtaaaaaaaaaaacaacaacacacagctTTTGGCTGTATTTCTTCTGTATGCCTTTATGATTTTTACATGGATCTGTCTGTGTAATCAAAAATTAAATTTATGATTCAGTAACTTATAGAATCATCTTTAACGGCAGTTAATGTATATGGAGGGATTTTGGTTCACTCGTCTTTACGACACTGCTTCAGGTCCCTGTTTGGGCCCTGCTTTAATTGTGAGACAGATGGTCtcatatttgactctagaatactttggtataaaGTGAAGTTCATGGTCAACTCGACTGCAAAGTGCCCAGATCCTTTGGCtgtaaaacaagcccaaatcgtCACCCTTTCATCATCGTGCTACAAATGAGGTTTTTATGGGgctttgctgtgtttggttttagaAAACCTAAGTTGTGCTGCCAAGCTCATTTTAGATAGAAGTGGCTTTTCTCatggcaacccttccaaacaaaaTACTATAGCTGCTACTTACACTCTTAATTcttatggaagcagtaagggtgtatGTAGTTTTTCAAAGGATTGCATGGAGTCCTGTGaaacctttatttttcagatgAATGTAGTTATCTCTTAATaaagaagtaaataaaaaaaacactgtgatTGTAGATTACTATAATAAACTGTTAGACAACACTCAGTTGTCACCTGTGCAGAGCACATTGGACTTTTTTGGTCCAACACCTAATTACAATTTGCTTGTTTGCTTTAGCATATTTCTCACAAGTTCTCAGTTCTGAAGATTTCTTTTGCAAAACAGAGaatgcatgtaaaaaaaaagaccccACTTAGGTTAATCTACAAAAGCCGTAGCTCACTGGAAATACTTAATTCATGtgtcaaattttttttttaaaaattttaagtCAATAAATCAATAAGTAATGACTACCAGAAATAGATAAATTAATATTTAGTCACAATTACAGTAGCAATGTGTTCCTCATCTTCTAATTTTCTGTCAGTTTTGTGACATTAAATGTCTGGCATACCAGTTATTTTCTCATGGTAACTCTGTGCTATTATGTATCAACATGAACAGTTTTTAGAAATTGATTTCAAGGCCAGaacgttttatttatttatttatttgtaaagaaaaaaaacccttttattTGATAAACACAATACAGTAAACTACAGGAGTGTGGAAAAAACACCAGGACTGCACAGAATGAAACATGCAGACTATCAGTACCAAGATGTGCAGAACCTGATGCTCTCCCTGGCGCCATAATGGAGGAAGAACTGGTATTAAATCCAAATCCATCCTCTGCAGTGTTCTGCGTCGTCTTATGTTTTGTTCTATATGCTGCAAACACTCCCACTCCTCCTTCTCTTCAGTGGGAAGACTGCAGCTtccataaaatatatatataagagaTTACTTACACCAACAATCAAAAAACACCAACACTTCCTTGGGGTTGACAGTGCataagagaggtgaagaagagagtctAGGTggagtggagtgggtggagatgagtgtcaggggTTCTTTCTGACAAAAGGATAGCAGTAAGAGTGAGACCTGTTATGAAATGTGGTGTGAAGACGGTGGCGCTAAGAAGAACATGTGGAGGACAAATTGAAAGTGGCAGGGTTGAAGATGCTAAGATTTTAactgggagtgaccaggatggagAGGTTAGAtatggagacaaagttagagaggcaaggctgagatggtttggacatgtgtagAGGAGGGACAGTGGTATGCATATGgtgctgccaggcaggaggaaaagaggaagaccaagGAGGAGGTTCATCGATAttgtgaaggaggacatgacggaggttggtgtgacagaggaggatgctagggtTAGGGTGAGTTGGAGACAGTCCCCTAAAAGGAGCGGCTAGTAGAAGAAgccaaaatatttatttatttatttgttattattattttttggaaTAAAACTTGTCAGCTGATAGAAAAAGTATACATGTTTTCACAAAAACCAATATTTGTTTTTAGTCATGGTCCTGGCAGGCCAAGGctgtttttcctcttctctctttttctctctctcacttctgCCTCCCCCTTCTCAGGTGGAGTTGCCCACCCTCAGGTGACTCCagtttaagcatccacactctGCAAGATCATTGGCTCCTTTGTATTGCATGGTATTAAGATTGCTGGAAAGATTTTGGTGCATTCCTCCAAACTCAGCTTACCTGCACTTTCAAGTGGGACGTTACCTGTCAAGAGAAATACGTTGCAAGTTAATTTCCGCTCTCCACCACTCTCTTCCGTTCTCCCTCTTACTTTTTCCAGCCTACTTGTTTGGCCAGTGCAACCTGCTAAGGAGAAACAAAGACGTAAACAACTTGAAACTGTATCTGCGATCCTCACCTCAGTCAGCTCTTAAATGTCCTCTTCTCTCTGACAGAAATCCCCATTTCCCTGTAAAGAGTTCACCTACCTGTGTACTCACCTGTTTCAAAACTCTTCAGAGTTCTGTAAACTTTAAGGCTGCTGCGCTTTTTCTTGAGTCCGGCATCACTTTTATTATGACCAAAACATTATCAAATGCTAACAAAGAACAAGAAATGCTCTAGCTAATGTGCACAGATAGCAACTCTTACGGAGGTTTTCCACAGTTTGTCTCTCTGTCGGCATTTTGAATACCTGCATGTTTATCCTAATAACAGACAAAGTCAAACTGGTGACTGATATTACACAGCTATGTTCAGTTTCTTTTACTGTAATCTTCATGCACATGAAATGAAGACTTAGCTCAGAAGGTGACACGCATATTCAGAaaactttaatgtcacaatgGGCAATTCAGTTTGACAATcgaccatcacaataaactaataaaatctggaataaataaacaaactacACGTAGGTACAGTCTTAAGGTCTCTGGGTAGAACCCAAAGATGGACTGAAGATGGAATAAGAAAAACTACTCAACATTTAGCAGCTTATTAGAAGACGATATGAAAGATTTTGAGTAgcagtttgtttttctcacaggtGCAGGACAGCACCAACCTGAGGGCAACAACATGCTTTGGTTGACAAATAATGCCTTTTGCCTTCTTAAAAAGCAAGTTCACTTGCTGTTAAACTAACTCTGTTTTACTCGGAGCATGCAAACACTACACCTCAACACACCTGTCAAGCTTTGAGAtgcaaaacttttattttggagtTTTTGGATCATTGTGGCAGTCTGTGGCTGCTCTATAGGCGgtgtatttaaaacaaacaaactccagTAACAGTTTAACAGCAGCCACAGTGATTTCACAGAGAGCTCTAAGCTCAAATAAAACTGGCTATGATTATACAACATGTCAAAATCTGCCCACAGATGGCATCAAAGTGTTAATACACTAACTGTCCACAAAGGGGAGACGGGCTGCAGAATCGAGTTACTGTAAAAAATGATCAActttacacaaaataaatatgtttttaagaatttttttgttaaagtgATTCAGCTTTTACTTTAAGGTGAGACTGTGCAGAAGTCAAGTGACGGCTGAACTTCATAATTTGTACTTTGTATCAGAGGTAAGATGAAATGCATGCTCGGAGGTTTGAATTTATATCTGTGAAGTGAAACAGGTCAGTCCATGAATTCTGCTGTAAATGATCAGTTTCACAGAACAGCCATTCTAAAGCAAATGCTTGTTTAGTAAAGTAACGGGAGGCAGAGCTACATCATTTAATgatgtttattaaaaaacaacagaattacagaaaaaataagACCTTGACAGGATAAGATGCAATTTTTTTGCAGTAATTTGGGAAAATAATGCAGTCAAAGTAGCATCACCAAACCAATACAAATaatttgaaaacaaaacttGCTGGCATCTTAAAGCCTGAGGTGAAGTTTAAAGGTCTTAAATACAACGCAAACAGAGCTCATTACCTGAGTAAAGTTTAACGGTGTGTTTGGTCTCTTTAACAATATTGCACGAACGATAAGATAATTCACCCACttcagggattattttacatttctcaTACTTGTTAAAAAAGAAGGTTTTTTGGGGGAGGGGAGGCTGAATGACTTTTTAAGCATCACCATCCAAGAGGTACAATTAACCATCAATCAAGGTGTGgaatagtcaaaggagtttgcgaagaaaagtgtctggacttctttaagttgcttgaagacgtttcacctctcatccgagaagcttcttcagttctaaggtcaaatggccgagagtcccagatttaaacccagtgggagtatccccccaaagagggacaaaggaccccctggtgatcctctaatcacataaTTATTCCACACCTTGTGGAATAATTATTCACACTGCtaaagttgttttctttaacagtCAGCTGCTGCATAAGAGATTATTTTAATCAGCTGGAACTTCCTGTCTGCGTTAAGACAGGAAAAATGCTGTCCAGCTTTTTGTTAACACCTCCTAGCCTCTGAGCCatctcatctttttttctcttcatgttctTGGTGACCTCATGTCCTCTCAGCCATTAGGCACAAAAATCTTACCTAAAAGTCTGGGACTTCAGTTATTTTATGTTCCACTGACAAGCAGAGGCACTAGAGCTACCTTAAGGCATTGTGGAGTGCTGACAGGCTTAGTGTTGTAGATTTTCACTATTTGCTTATGTGgggatatttattattgtgaccTCCACACCTTTTTCCTGTTCTGCTCTGTTTCCTCGTTTTGCTGTGTCCCTGGTATGCTGTTGGTCACGTAAGTCATtcattcaaacaaacaaacacacctgTTTATACGGTGCATAGTTGAAACTAACATTTAGATCATGTATTCATAGCCAGATATAAGTACTACATGAATGAGTTGACAGAGCTTTTCATAGGCTGAACTGGATGCTAAGCAGTTAAGTCACATGTGGACTCTGAACTTAGCTGCTCAGCATGTCCGAGTTTTCTGAATTCTGTATTTCACACAGTAGAAGTGTGGGAAGAAAGCAGAGAACATTCAATTCTTTATTTTCCTGCTCCAGGTGTAGTTTTCTTTTCAacttaaaaatctttaaaaagttTGGTATAAAATCCTCCCAGACTCCTGTTTACACTTGTTGTTTATTCATCAAAGTCATGGGACGACGGTGCCCTCGGCATTATCGTCACTGGAGGTTCTGAAGTCCTGGCATATAACAACAAACCTGTACAAGTTCAGTGCAACCACTAGGAAGTTCTTGATGGCAAAAAAGACAAGCATCTGGTGGAAGACTTTGAAGCAGGCCATCACAGTGAGCCTGACACACAGAAAAGGGCCGTCCTGGATAAACAGCGCCTGAATGATGTTCCATATGTCAGTGCTGTGTTTAGTCAAGAGGGAATCCTGTGCACCTTGATCAGCCTCTCTGCCAGGTGTGGAGTTCACCACTATGTCAGATAAGGAGACAAAAAGCAAAAGATTGGGAGTGAAATGAAGGTTTCATTCAGGTAGCCTGATGCAGTCTGACTGACGCTATTTAGAGCAACTTTCCCTACTATTGTTTTTCAAGAGGTAAATCTTTCTTCTCTAAAGAAATGCTCGAATGGTAACACATTAAGGACAcctattttgcttttttccccttattTTCCTTACTTTCTAGCCAATTAGAAGAAAGTTGGATAAAAGGGAGGGAGAAATAGTTAAAACAGCTTACTTCTTTAAGTAGATCAGTAGATAAGAGGGGAGGCATCACTAAGACCTACAGTTAAAGCATCATTTCTAGCCTTTAAATAGCTAAAAACAATTGTTTTAGTTTAGCTGTTTAAACCTCAAAAAAGTCTAATCTAGCATAGAAGTGAAAACTCTGCTTCACATATGCACAGGACTCCTAGATGTTACCCAGTTAATGTGTTTGTTGGAGTGTAATGGTTTACATAGTCACATATAAAGCCAAAGGTTCCTGATTTGAGGACAGCAGGACACACAAATTCCCTGGGGGTATCTGGTATAAAAATCTATCAGATCAAATATGTAGAGCTAGCCAAATATTTGAATAAGTCAAGTCAAACTATAAACAGTCTTTGGTGGATTTCCTGTGTTATAGGGGCATGGGGAAACCATTTGCTAGTGTAATTGGAAAGTCAAGCTTTTAACCCCTTTAATCTTTAATGCATTCAGTAATTGTTGTCTAATTTCTTTGAAGAGGGGTTGATGAGGTTCACACCTTTCATCATCAAACACTTTTCAAGAACCTCAACCTTTCAAAAATGTATTATAATGCTTGAACATATACCCTATCTTAAAGATTGTAAGATATGTCAGAAACTCCAGAATAacatttttgttgcatttttcgATCAATTCTTCGTGTGTTTAAAAGAGATCCAAACAAAGTGAACATGGCTACTCTCACAAAAAAGACACACCCATACGAGTGGGTACAAACACAGAGTACTAAGTGCTCTAAATGCAGTGCGATGGTAAAGATGCATATAACTGCATCATTAGGCTTATTTATAAATTATGAGGTAGGGTTATGGAGAATTGAGATCATTGTTAGGGTTTGGCCATTTCAAGAACACAGCGGGCCTTCAGCAAACCGGCGTACATTCTTTTCTGTCTTCAGTTTCAGAAAACAAATCTTTCAGTTTGGTCTGGCCTGATATAAGCTTCCTCTTCTCAGGAAAAATGAGAACTGGAAGCTTTGTCCATTTAATCCTAATTATTTGCACAAATTCCCAGTTCTGACCTCTTATGTAGCAGTTTCTTTTACAAGTATAGGACTGAAGGAAGCAGCATTTCTATGTCTGTGGCAATGCCCTTTGTTTTTGATGCTcgggaagtaaaaaaaaaatggcggTTAATAATTTGATGGCACTAGGGACAACTTATCTACTTCACTGTTTACTCCCAGCAGTTGATAGGATGTTTGGCGAAATTCTAAACATGCTGTTTAGACTGTTTGCTTTTTTCATGTCCTGCGACTAGGGAATTAGTGTTTTTATGGTGTAGGCTCTTAATAAGCACTACAGTTACATTTTGATACACTAACACGCACTGACCTGCTAGATGGAGTGGAAATTGCAACATACTCCAGGTCCATACACCTAAGATGACATAGACCAGCACATCATTGTTAtctctgtaaaaaacaaaacaaaaaaacacacgaTGAAGAAAGAGTTTCACTGCTTATTTCAGTTATTGCATTGATATATTATCAACACATGTACATGGCTCtgtgtgaaattaaaataaacgcACATGGAGAAGGAACATGATTAGTCACCCACTTGATATCTGATAGTGTCTCACTAGTAAATTCCAGGATGTCCGCTGCTGTGCCAACAAAGATCAGAAGAAGTTGAGACAACTCATCTCTTGTGACCCCGCCTCCCAAGGGCAGGAGCCACTTCCCCACAATGAGCAGGATGAGCAGGATCTGATGGAGAGCTAGGATCCAGTCATTCgcacagacagcagagaacAAATCGTCAATatcctggaaaaagaaaagacattaacagatatttggagaCAAGGATGGTTGTCTGACAAGGCTAAGTCACTTCAGCATCATTTTATCACCTCAATCAGTTTCTTGAACACATCATCCTGGCATTTGTGGTTTAAACTCACTTGTATACCCGTAAGGATGCAGAAATTAGCCCTATTAGAACAGATGTCAACATGAACCTTCGAAGAGAAAGTTCATGACAGAGGAGGATAGAGGCAGGGTGAGAATCCTATCCTTTTTGACCAAAGAAAATTGGTCAAAAGACAATTCTGATGGACTGACCAAGTTATAAGTATTGGGTTTCACCCAACACCCACTCTGACCTTGATAATAACTAGCAGTAGAACTGTCTTTTCTGCAACTGtcagtaaaaactgaaaaacgtACAACTCATGACCTGGGTTCAGTTAAATTGGTGTTCCTAATAAAGTGCTCAGTGAGTGTAAGAGTAACTGACACAGTTGCAAACCACACTAAAACAGACTTTAATACATGACTTAGTGCAAAGACGTGACTAAATTATCTTTTACGTGTTAATATTAGATTTGGATGACAGTGGTAGTTTAGCGTCAGGGGAATACGCTACATTATACTTTGTCAACACAGCCAAACTTAGCATTCACATGATATCATTGTATGTTTTCATATTTCAATGGGATTTGTTGACAGTAAGAAAAATGAAGAACATTGCCAGAATTATCCTTCAGTGATTTTATCATGCCACACAACATTGTACATTGTTTTCATAAGTGAAACGCTAGAACTAACTGGAGCCATTTTCTTTCATCTCCTGGGAGAAATGGGTGTAGTGGTTGTGGTCTAgtaattgtttatatattttggtttaaATCACTCCTCTTACTGTTACTGGTCACTGTAGTATTGGGGCTCATGTGTTTCCAATCAGTGTAGAAAATCAAGTCTGTttcatttgtaattttttaCAACTGCAGTTTTATTCAGTGTTCTTAATTGCTGTGGTTGTAAAAGCAATGTGACCACTGAAGATTATTCTGATAGTTATGTAGATGCAGGCTACTGTTGCAagttttaaaagtcatgcaATTTAAAATAGAGTCTTTGCAGCTACATTGTGGCCCCATTGTTTGACAGGTGTCCTGAAATGTAGTGTTTGTATGCTAACTACGTAAAACagagttattttttccactaaGTCTTCATTTCATCTGTATGATGAAATGTCACCCTGTCAGCAGGGTGCGTCACTACACGCATGAAACTTCTCATGAATCGCATgaatcttcctcttttcctcctgccttaGCATCCTCTGCACATGAACAAACCGCCTCAGCTTCTCAACTTTGTCTTCAAACCCAACGTACTTAATGAAAATCTGCAAATATTCAATGTCCCGCctcttgtctttctgtccaaacCAGACATCATAGCATGTCTCACCACCATCTTGCAAACCTTGCCTTTCACTCCTGCTGCTgttcttctgtcacaaatcactctGACActctgcctgcactctcttcttcaccactcttgtgcactgtctgttgctttggatggGTAACcacaggtatttaaactcaggCATCCTCTCACGCTCTCCTGTCTCTCCTGGACATCTTCATACCTCCACAGGTACGTCACCTCGGCTAGCTGCCCCGCTTCATCGTCTTCACAGTTCCCCTCTGCCTGTTCTCCATTTGTCCTCCCCTCAATCTCTTTTAATCAATCTGCGAGCTCCTCAGAGTACTTCTCCCATCTTCTCAACACACTCTCTCCATTACTTATTTCCATTTGTAAGAAACACATCAATGTGAAAAGCTTTCAAAACAGCTTGACTGCACAGGAAGTTTCAATCCTCTTATTTTAATGACCTCCTGAATTAAATATTGCTTCCATTATCAAAGGTTTATTCTTACATCATCTGAAGCAAAGCACACCCACTTAGAAATTACTGAAATGCTACTCTTGACAGTCATTTTGATAGTGATGGACCCAGCCAACTGATAGACTGAGTGTTTGTTATTGACTTATAAATGCTCTTATTGCTTATACTTATTTGACTGTGACCTGTGAACAGTGAGGTTCCTGAGAGGTTGATTGTTGGATCCTTTATCCTTCAACTTATTGTCTTCCTGAAGGATTTGTACTGTATGCTGCCGATATTCATCTCAAATCTCATCTGTTCCTTTCCTGTTGAATTACTCAAAGCGTTCTTATATTAAAACACAATTGAAGATCATCCTTTTTCTTTGATCACAAGCCTGTCAGCTATTCATAACTTCTCTAATGCTTCTCAAATGCTTCTTCTACAGAAGCATTTGAGTTCCTTTGAACCAAAATGTCATTAtaatggtaaaaacaaaactcagacaCCCAAAACAGTCGAAACTgtcaaaacaacaaataaaatgataatcacTGACTGCAACCATTCAGGCCTCTATGTTTGAGAAGAacttctgtttttcctgttaGTGGTTACTTTCCATATTGTTCAGTCTCTAATGCCAAAATTAGGCTCCCAGTCTTCTGATGTTGAAATTTTTCTAAACATATCGCAATCAGTCTGTCTGTATGAAGCTTTCCAGTTAAGTCTCTTCAGGGATCCTGTATTACACAATCAGATAATTAAATTCAGATTTAAGTTCCTGATAGCCACGTCTCGTATTCTTTGCCCTTGAAGAGCCTGGCAGCACAGTCCACAACTAAATTGAGAAAAGACATGGATATGGATGCTGGTATTTCGATATATAGTTAATAGAATTTAATAGAAGTTAATAGAAAG
This window encodes:
- the LOC116325720 gene encoding transmembrane protein 26 codes for the protein MGLIKFISAIITRALFILIALIGVWRVTRVKEHNFYWLLTFLFFPLVLEMIITLRRRKGKDYKWFSPPIFLFLISIIPSMWLLELHHQQNKDSEPKCQKLDSLDLYNLIQNKTSRNLTITDSLKDIDDLFSAVCANDWILALHQILLILLIVGKWLLPLGGGVTRDELSQLLLIFVGTAADILEFTSETLSDIKDNNDVLVYVILGVWTWSMLQFPLHLAVVNSTPGREADQGAQDSLLTKHSTDIWNIIQALFIQDGPFLCVRLTVMACFKVFHQMLVFFAIKNFLVVALNLYRFVVICQDFRTSSDDNAEGTVVP